CTCACTGTATATGCAAAGCACTGTCATGTATGTACAAGGGAATGCAGGGATGCACCAGTGCTTCTCTGAAGGAGGGTGTAATAGGAAGAGGCCCAGCATACAGAGCACTACTGAAAGCAGGAGGCAGTAGCAGCATGTGTGAGATAATAAAAAGAGATAAAGCAAAGCACTCATTTCTTCAAGAGACTAGATAATCCTTTCAATGGCCTCAACGTTACCTCTTCTATATGTTCTTACTGAACTCATTCAAGTCCACTCCTTCTCCATTTCCCATGAAACCTATAAAGACTCCTCATCatacaacataaaattttaaggCACTCTACAATACATTTCacttttcattgttttacttGCTCATGTATAACTCTGTTTTGGCTTTCCAACCTGTTCATCTTTTGCCTAAAAGACAACATGGTACAGAATGAACTTCAGAATTATAGACTTAAGTTTGAATTTCATTCACACATTCATCTTCTTGATGAAGTAGTCTCTGCTGAAAACAAAGTTCAGGCCACTGTTCAAACTGGTGCACATCACCCTGTGACTGACCAGTTTGCCTAGGTACTGCACTTCTCTCCAGTTACCTGAGCTTCAGGTGCCAACTATGACCTCCCAAACTCCGCAGTGCTAAACATCCCTATCTTAGGTTGCCATAACCCCATGCTTTTGTCACAGCTGCGTCACCTCTGCTCTGTTACTCATTCATGTTCCATTAACTACAGCTCCCTAACTAGTGCTTCTTTCTTTTAGTCCTGGGATCTACACACTGAGCTTGATTTTCATGTTCATAAATGTTtggcacaaaaaaacaaaaagtcaaataagAAAATGCAAGATTAAAATAAAGCAAGTAACAGGCACAGAATTTGATCTCGTAGCCAGAAGATTTAAAGACAGAAATTAAAGTGATGTTGGACtgaaagtgtggttcaagtggtagagcgcctgctttgcaagtgtaaaaccttaagttcaaaccccagtcccaccaaaaaaatgaaacaaaacaaaaaaactgatggTAGCACTACAAGTGTATTAAACAGATTATAAAACAATCAGAAGTTTAGAGCCTGCTGCTGGAATTTCAGAAAAGCTGAGGAAAACAGTGTGCAAAGAGCACCTCTGGAGATGCTCAGTGGATTCCTGCTTTGTCACCATATCCCATTCCTGAACTGTGGCCCTGCCTCGGCAGGCACTCCTACCTTTGCAGCATGGGATAAAAGTTGTTTGTGTGGCATGTgtttaacagaaacaaacacatcAATTGATTTTGGCTTTCTGATGACTATAAAAAACATCAGTGACTAAGTGAAAATAGGACTAAActtcttttattataattattctattttgttattaGTTACTATTGTTAAGCTCCTGTGtctaactttttttcttatattaatgTTGTACTGGAATACACTGTGACGTTTACAACagttctaacaatatatcatagttaaatttgccctctccatcattcttcattATCCCCCAACCCCCTATACATGGAACAGTTtcataggtctcatttttccattttcatacatgagtacatatttcctccatattcacctcccacaccctttcctatgtcctccccgccccctccactggacaaactttttttcttttctttttttaaatgaggtactagggtttgaattcagagcctctggtaggggctctaccatttgagctatattCCTAGTCCTAGACAAACTTCTGAAGTACACATTTTAGTAAGATTGAGAATTCTTTCCCCTCAgttcacataaatattttaaatattgttgatGTTATGAAAGTAAGGCCAAAAGACAGGAAAATTATTTTAGCTGATGGGGTCTTCCAGTTAAATGCTTGCAACTTTTGAAACAAATAATATCATAACAAGTGCCCTAAATGTTAGTAGCATATAGctcaattcaaaacaaaaaaatgggacTGGCTGAGCAgcaagtggtagtgtacctgcttagcaaatataagactaagttcaaactccaatactgccaataaaaaaataTAGTCTATTTTCAGGCaaattataacatttataaattaCTTGACTAATTTATGTTCATTTATATGGAATATCTGAAAACTGAATAGAGGGCAGACAAATGTAGTAATGTCTGTGGTTTGAGAATCAATCTGAGACTAACTAGTTATGTGATCttcagcaagttacttaactgcttctcagactcagtttcctctttggCTAAATGCAGATaacaagggctgggggtatggctcaaatagtaaagcaTGTGCCTAGTAATGTGAggctgagtttaaaacccagtagcACAAAAATGTAGACAACAGAAATATCTATctgataaatgagaaaatgtacttTTAGTTCAACATCTGGCAGATGGGTCGATGTCTAAAAATGTTAGctatttttccttattaaatgTTATAAGCTAATTAAGTGATTATGTTTCTAACATGTAACATCTATGTTACATCTATGTTTCTAAACAGATCTACATGTAAAGGGCATAAAAAGACATGTTTTCAATTTTCCCCCActccaaattaaaaacaaaaaagaatgaactattcTAAATCCTATGTCACTCAGAATTCAATTTCACTACACTGATTAATTTTTCTTACAAAACAAAGCAGACTCACAATTGTAGGCCATGTCGCAAAACTAAATCTATGCATTAGTCTGTCTCATGCTGGCAGACTTTAACTCACTATACACTTCCAGAGTTCTCCACATGATgttctattttaaatgaaatcactCTTCCTGTTTTAGAAGAACCCCAAAAGGAACTTGTATGTGTCAATGATGAAAAAACAATAGTATGTGGTTGTAACACCTATATTCTGACCCAACAAGATCCAGAGTATTCCAAGGAAACTGAACCAGAACATAGCAAGACAGGTGGCTTCCCATTCTATACCCTCCCCAAAGGTAGTATGTGTtatccatattttttttcttttgatacacTTCTCACAATTGATATCTAGGGGAAACCATGGGACAATCTAGCGGTACAATTAGAAGCCATAGGACTAATTTACCTAAGTTAAGAAAAACAAGGTGCAAGTTCAGGTACAGTGACACTTATTATATAGATTCCATGTGCTAGGCAGAATGACAAGCCTAACCCCCAACCCCTGAATGTCCACAGCCTAATCTCTAAAACCCATAAATGTTATCTTAggtgacaaagtagactttgtgGATATAATTAAGACAAAGATTTTCTAAGACCTTTGGATCTATGGATTACCTGGCTGGGCACAATCTACCTTAAAAGCAAAGACAGCAGTACTCAGAGAGGGAGCACTGACTatgactttgaagatggaagaaggggCCACAAGCCACACAGTGCGGACAGCTTCTAcaaactgcaaaaagaaagagtCTTCCCTGGAACCACCATGTTGACACTGCAATTTGAGTCCAATGAGAACTCTGCTGGACTTTTGACAGGACTACACAATAATAGATATGCACTGTTAGAAGCAACTAAATTTGCGGCCATTTTGCAGAAGCAATAGAATATGGATATAGTGAATATCCTCAAGGGTTTATTCACGAGTATTTCAGGAGCCAAATTGTATATCAACTATTATAGGACACTGAAGGTCTCAccacattttttttaacctttcaagATGTAGAAAAAGGGtttaaaaacagtttttgagAGTTATTAGTGTTGGTTGTTAAGAGTTAAAACTATTTAAATTGCAGTTAGTCAACATTAAATACTTGTTATAACATCTTTTCCTTTCTGAAGAACTTTACAAGTCAAACTAAGGAAAACCTATGATGGTTTGGCTAAGAGTAAAGttagttattttatttcacaCATCTATATGCATGTCCTACTTCTATACAAGGGCAAGTCATCGATCAGCACATTAATATAAATGCCCTTTTTCAGACTCACTTAAGGCTTTGAGCTTGTTACATGACCAATACATAATTCTTAAGGTAAACTCAGGACTAAGACCAACAGGGAGCAATCCTCAAGGTAGACACCAATGCCATAGATTCAATATACCTAAGTTcatccatttcctttttcttcttcatttcttctttttctctccttttcatttcctGATTTTGGGCTTTTTTCTCATTCCTCTCTTCACGGtccctgctttctttctctgctgCTAGGTCTGGGAACCGCTCTGATTTGGTCTTCTGTAATCGGTTCAGGATCTCATTCACTTTCTTCTCCACTGTCACAATTTTTACCTTCAAGAGGGACAGGGGGAAAATaccaattctttatttttgtttttctctcctcaaagAGGGCTGAAGCTTTCGAGGGGTCGAACAGCCCAATTTAACTCCCTTAGGAAGCATACATCATGCTCGGCCCTCAATACCACAATGACAGACAGAACAGGTGGATGCCACCCCTCATCTGGCTTTACCTCCTGCAGCAGTACAAACACTTACATCCTTCTGCCTGTGAAAGCCTATCTGCCCCACATCCATGTCAGCTGTTTTCTTCAGGTTAGACCACGgtgtatataccacattaacGTTGTTCATCTTGCAGCCTGCCAAGAGAGACTGTCTTCAACATGCAGTCAGGATGAGATGGAGTAACACACCCCCTCATCCACGACATACTGCCATCATCCAACCCAGGAAGAGGCTTGGGAGGAACAAGCTTTCTGCTGTTTCAAACCACAAAATGCTTTCAAACCACCCACAAAAGGCAAATAGTAGAGCTGAcattaaacaaaatgcaaacaaaaacattACAATGGAAAGCAGGGAGGCATCCAAGATTAGTTTCAGGGACTTCTGAGAAAGCCCTAAAATTGAATGAATATTTATCATGTGTGTTTTTTGTTCAAGAAAAAAGGACCAAGTGAGTTTCTTGAGATTCTCAAAGGAGTCCTTGAGTCAGTGAAGGTTAAGCAGCAATACAAAGCCATGGCCTGGGATTTCAAAGACCTGTACTCTTTCCTGTCACTACCAGAGACCAGCTGTACCACTCTGGGAAAGTCTTCATGGCTCTGATTCTCAcctgaaatatgaaaaatcaGATTAATTTAGTAGGGATTTTGTTTATTGCTTCTTTAAGCAATGTAaccctttttaacaaagaaagcaCAAAAAGGTCATCATAGCTGAAATGGTCTAGATGAAAGGGGTGCCAGGTACCCTGTTCACTCATCCTCTATTCTTTCCCACTAATACCTCCACCAGAAGTTCCCCTTCACTCTCATCAGCCTCCCCAGCAGCTGAGAATTATAGGTGAATGAATCACTGTTCTGATGCTTCTGTCCTTCCACATTAGATAACTACAGACTTTGGTGGTTTTAGTCCCCACAAACACTAGAGAAAGCTGGTGAACTCCACCTTAATAAATGGTCAGTTAATGTTCCCCAAATGGTACAAATCAACATCCCATGCTGCCTGACTAGAATGTGCAAAAATGCACACTATGACTCTAAAGAGATCAAAGAATTGTGATGTGTAAATACACTGCAtgaaggaagatcatgagtttaaggccagcctgagctacaccaCACTCTGTCACTGCATGAACCTAGATCAGAACAAAAATGCTATAAAGGAACAAAAGCAGGACAACTGCCAAATTTAAATACAGATTGTGTATCAGATTGCAGTATTCTACCCATGTTAAGTTTCCCGAATTTGATCATTGTACTGTAGTTACTTCAGAGAACATCCTTGTTCTTAGGAGATAGGGTTGGGTGGGTTGTAATGCCTACAACTTTCCTTCAGAtggttcatttaaaaaagttaataATGAGTATGATATATacagaaagcaaataaatatgacaaaattttaaattggtGAATCTAAGTGAAAGGTATATGGAGTTGTATTtttcttgcaacttttctgtaggtttgaaagtttttttcaaaataaagtttttgctttttttattttttaaatctttatgtgAAAGGCACTGCAGGGGATACATAAAAACTTCAATTAAAAGAAGGCATCAAAGGTTGCTGGAAAGGTACAGGCAAGATTGCTGAAATAGTTCAGAAAAAGCAGGGTCCCTTCAGAGCTAGAGAAAGGAAAGGTGCCAACAAGGAGGTACACAGAGCTCTGTGATTAAGACAAAAGACTTTAAAGTTGAATCTGGCCTTCAGAGCTCTGAGACCCTGTGCAAGTTCCTTAATCCTCTTTAAGGTGAGTTCCCTGTTCtgtaaggtaaaaaaaaaacctaactcaAGAGGGTtgataaaggaaatattttacagGACCAGGCATGTAACTAATATTCCTTCAATGTTAGCAATTACTATTATTACCCTGGCTTGAATTTGCTCATTTAATGACTGAGGGGGACAGAATAAAGAGCAATAAAGGGAACAATATAAGCAAAAGTACAAGGTCAGAAAACAGCAAAGATTAGCTTGAGCTGGAATGAAATCTATGAAGGGACCAGAGATGCTTAGATGCCAACTTAAGAAGTCTAGACTGGACTATCCAGGCAAAGGGAGTCACAGAACCTCTTAAGCTTCCGGGGAATTTAGTCTGGCAAGATTCATCAAGTGACATACAGCAGGCTGACTTATAATTCTAAACTTATGCCCCAGAACAGATTGATTTTTGACAACAAACAATTTTCATCTCCATTCTCTTGGTGCTAAGCAGCGAGGAAAATTTTTGTAACTACACAGTGCTGCAGCAGGTGGAGTGTCCTCTGCAAGCAAAgaccattttcttcattcctcagcAGCAGTCTCTACTACTGACTCACAAGTGAGGCCTGGGGCTCAGCTAGTTTTCCTGTTAAGTAAGCCATCACTGTGGACAgctaaggaggaaagggagggctATTTGATGTCGTGACTCTCTCCTCCTCGTTCCGACTTCTCTAGAACTAGTAAACTATAAAACAGTtaagaagaaagagactgagccAAGAATAACGAGTCCTAAGCTTTTTTGAACAAGCCAGGAACACAGGAAGAAACAGGGCTGTGTGGAGATAGCTGGAAGagcagaaaataataattatttcaatAACTGAAGAGCTAAGAAAATTTTATTGTACTCATAAAATGGAATATACCTAAACTTATTACAGTCTATTGATTTATGGAGATGAAAATTGGTAGCTCCATGAGGCAAGACTTGGACCTTCTTGGCCTAGGTACCTGATTCATTACTAGGGCTGTCTTAGGTAAGATTCAAGAGATCAGTTAAGTGACAGGAAAGGACTGCTGGCTAGTGTTTGTTCTGTAATCACCCACCCCTAGTATCTTTATCAGCTATGTGTCTGTGTGGAGACCATATTCTCAGTCACACAGGTGCAACCTCGGAAGAAGGGGGGTGCAGCTCTGGGAATACTGTCTTGGGAACTGCATAGCCTTGAAGGTGTAACCATGGAAACTTAACCTTGGGCCATTAGGCCCCCGGCTGGATGCCAAAGTACACTTATGTAACAGGGTATGTGTTTATGAGTCCAGGCTGCTGTGTAActggtttttttggggttttacTAGGCAGAAACAGCAGGTTCCcctgtctctccttccctcctgcagTCTGCTGTGTTGTTGCTTAGAATAAAGCTGCCTATACACAATGGCCCCGAttgcttttctttcagttttccacTGGACCCACTCTGGACACCGTTGGCCAAAATGGTTGGTTTGACAGTCTGCCTCATGTTTATCTTCTACCCAAATTGTATTTCTTTCCAACCCTCTGGATCATCCTTCAACTTCAgatcaaaataaaattacttctACTCTATCTAGATCTATGTCCTATTCCTAACATCTGATTAATTATCTCAATCATTTAGCAGACTATTACCTTCTGACTCCCCTTCTTAACTGCCACCCCCAGCTCAATAATCATCCTTTTTTACTTTACTAGTGAATTAAATTTTATACAGTAGAACTAAACAAGAACCAAGCAGAGTACTCCAAGTCAACTGTTCTCAACTCACAGtgcacattagaatcacctggagaatTTTTGAAACTAATGATACTAAGGGATCACTCCATAGCAACTAAGTAAGATTCTCTCGGGAGGAGAGATGACAAGATCAACTGACTTGATACCTTCACAACTTCaatgaagaaaaaagtatataAGAGGAAGATGAGACAAAGTATACTAAAAGCATGATTTTAAGACTCTAGTTCTAGAATCTAATGACAAATGATGAAAATTAAGACATCAACaaaagttggatgtggtggtatacacttctaatcccagcacttatgaagctgaggcaggaagatggcaaatttgaggccagtctgagctacacagcaagaacttctcaaaaaaataaaaaagacaccaACATTGAAATAaagccatttctctttctttttacaaataGGCAGATCTAGACAAACTCCTATGAAGGtaaggaaaggaaattaaaaagagagaagattCAGGTAGGACCATAAAAATGAGATACGGAAATTAGCTTTTAGTTCTTTGACAGCTAGCAAAACTGACATTCACATTAAAGATGTTATCTGCTTTTCCTCTGTCTAGGCCAAAGTCAATagcatgttttctaaaatgtGATCCATTTCAGACAGAGAGAAAATCAGGGCTGATTCTGAAAACACTTCTAGGAAAACTGACCTTGAATACTATTGGCCTTCACAAGGTGGGCACAGTCCATCAGCACCTCCTTTGGAATGTCTTCTATGTTTTCTCCctgaaacacaaaaataaaaatggtccACTCCCCAGAGCACTCAGTAGCAAAGGGTGTTTGCTGTCTTACCTGCTAGCAAGACTTCAGTAAAGTCAAGGGTTCTTCAGTTCTGTAACAGAacactgaaaaatgaaataaatgtactGTCTCTGCCATGGGGATGTTTTTTAAACTAAGAGAAGGCAGTAATGTAGAAAATACTGacacttaataaataaaaaaatattaactgTAATTATGTCTCAATAATTTTTGTCATCTTATTACTTCTGGAAACCTTGTGGGGGAAATGACATCTTAACTTGAAGTCTTTCAGGCTGAGGTCTCTATGACCTTTCTCTCTCAAAGAGACAACTTGAGGTTGTTTTTGACCTCGATTTCTGAGATGACCTTTCAGTATACTGAAAGCGTATTCCTTACTATTACtttcactaccaaaaaaaaaagagacaactgGATGGGGGATAGAGGTGTAGTTCAGTattagagagcttgcctagcaagtacaaagccctgtattcagtccccagcaccccaATAAATAGAGACAACTCAAAAGTTCTGTATCTCAAGCATAAGGTAGTTCATCTACCCTCAGCCATAATCAGGAACAAAGTACTTGTGTTAGATCGCAACCCTTCACCATGACAGAGAAGTAACAAAGATAATCTTAGTCCTTTCCCTCTACAGAAACCTGTATCAAATTGAAGGTAAgaagaatgattaaaaaaaatattttcaaagccaAGAGTAAGTGGAAATCAGTTCTGTACTGGGTCCTACTAGGCATGGAATTATAGAAACATCTGTCATCGAATGAAATGTTTCACCTAAGTAAATACTGATATAGTTTTTCCCATGGTGTTTCCtacactttttttcattttaagtgttttaaatgAGAATCTCTCAAATACATAGGTTTGTCACTACTTTAAAGACAATTCTCATCCCAAGCATTTTCCAGGTGATTTAAATAGAGGATTCTGAACTTAACATCTTAAAAACACAATGTCATCATTACAATTATCAATCATCACATTGGGCTCTAAAGCAGTGACGGTGATAAAATACGTAGAAGCTGACCCCATACTAAATAACATCAAAATGATAGGAAAAAACAACTTTTTGAGTGCCATATGCCAGGTAAATAGCCATATGAACTGGACAGTATGCCTTCACTTTgccaatgaagaaactgaagcttaaTGAAGTTAAGAAACTAAGCTAAGGTCTAGTGAGTGACAGCtgagagatgaaccaaatcaaaGCCACGCTCTAAAAACTAGCCCAGACTTTAGTATTTATGGAGTTCTTGTGGCACTGTGTAGTTTCTTGGTCCCTGAGTCAGGCTATGACTCAATACTTCTCCTTAATACCTGTAGAGTCACTATTCCTAAAGTAATCCTCTGTTTCTGGTTTGCCACTTCCAATATAATATGAgcaagtgaaaagaaaagaaaaagaaaaaagaaaaaatatccagTTTAACACTCAGCATATAGTTAGAGGAAGCAAGCTCTAAGTGAGGGTCCAAGACTCCCTATATGTAAAGGCCAGAATTTTGACAGTTGTCTTTGTGTCATCTATGTAAATGGGATAAGAAACCTATAGATAGTCGAGACTTTTCTGTGAGTTTCAAAATCAAAGAGGTTTATGAAAGAATACTGCTGAATTATGGTTTGGGTTGAATTCAACAAAGCCCAGTCAATGCATACAGTGCTTAGCACACACAAGACGATATTCTAAGGGCTTCAAGATATGCTACctcctttaatcctcacaatgaccCAATAAAATAGTAGTTGGTCTCTTCTACAGACATGGCAACAAGCATAGTAATGTGCTCAAATAACACAGCTAGTAAGcagcagagctaggatttgaatccAAGAGGCAGACACCAGTCTGGGTCTGAAATCAACTAGGTAAAAGTTCCACCCAGAGCACACACTTTCAAAACGACATCATATGcttctaaaagaaaatgaaactgaacTTCTATTCAAACAAGTAATAACTGATAGATATGGAACCCCAAGACGGCCACCATCATTTCCATTCTGACACAGCAAatccaaaggaaaagaagtaaCATGCAACAAAAAGAAACCTGGTAACACCATACTGaattttttctacatttattagttTCAAAACAGCAAAATGTTACCTAGGAGAATTCAGGAGCTTGTTCCAGCATGGAATTCATAAAAGAGGAGTCTTTTCTTCATAATACAGTCCTCAAAAATATCAATTGTTCAAATAAAGGTGGAACACACAGTTTAACCTTGCCAGTAAATTAAGACATTAATATTAGAGCTgggaaaatggctcaagtggtagaatacctgcctagcaaatccaaggcctgagtttaaccccagtaccatcccccAAAAAGGTGTTAATATTAAAGCCATAATAAAGTAGCATcacatatttattaaaatcatttatttattggtagaactggggtttgaactcagggctttacacttacaacataggcactctaccacttgaaccacatgtccagtctattttgctctgtttatattGGAGATGAgttcttgccaactatttgcccacgccaacctcaaacctcaatcctcctgatctcagcctcccaagtagctaggattataagcatgagccacttgAACCCAGCTAAAATAGCTTCTCAAAAGTTATAAAATCAAAAGGATTTTGGAAAGCCTATGATTAGCAAATAGCATTTTAAACAATACTCTAGAGGCAATCTGGAATTACCAAAATATGTGTATCTTTCGACCCAGCTATTCCATACCTAAGAATTACTctaagaaaatattccaaaaccaggcacagtggtacatgcctataattctagtacTTGGAAGCTAAGGCAGAAAGATTACTTGAGCctaagagtttgagaccagcctgggcgaCATAATAAGatctcatctgaaaaaaaaaaaaaaaacaatcagtaTATTTCTTTTTGGAAATTCGTAACACTGGAAAGCTCTAAACAACCTATGTTCTGACAAAGGAGCTTATGCATTAGTGTGGCATATTATCAGCTCTCTACAGTAAatcaaaatatggaaataatacagtaccatgaaaaagTTTAGGAATAGtcactttaaaaagtaataaggtctgaaggcatggctcatatggtacagcacctgtctagcaagtgtgaagccctgagttcaaatccccacaTCAccagaataataataacaacaatcaCAATAGTAATAACATAATCAACCAGGAATGCCAGAATGGATGCAGAGTGAGAGATAAAATAATCTAACTGCAATATAAATGTAGGCCATCACAACACTAAAAGGATAGGAAAAAAGCAGCTTAAAGGtaactttggaaaataatgttcTGACTAGAAGTCACAAGAGACAAAATAAGTGTTCATCACCACTGTATTCTACTTGATAAAGCTGTTTCCCATGGAGATATAATTTAACAGTTCTGAAACCACTTACACATATATAGGAgacaaataagtaaatggaaggtGCATGGTGGGAGCCAGGTTTCTCAGATTAGAGTCAAAGATAGTACAAGCTCATGCTGAAGCTTAATGAAggcacagatgaagaaacagagaaacaatTATAGATATGCATATGGACATGAGTCAGTGTACTTGTATATTACAAGCTGAGTATCCCGTATCTGAAATGtgctttggatttcagatttttgtttaGATTTGGGAGTATCTGCATATACATGAGCGATCTTGGGGATGGGATCCAGGTCTGAACAcagaattcatttatgtttcatatacaccttatacACACAGGCTGAAGGTCATTTTATGTGGTATTTTTAGTATACCAGCATTTTTACTACAATCTGTCACATGCAATCAGGTGTTTGGATTTTGGCCGTTTCAGACTTTTGATTTTTAGGTTAGGGATGCTCAAGCTGAAACAAGATACTTGAATAGTATTAAGTACTCCCAGGATCAAGATCTTAATTTCAAAATACCATTCACCAAGAAAATAAACCAGGCGCCTTGGAAAAATGGAAGATTCTAGAGCTAGGGCAGGGCTCATTCAAGACATGCCTGGAGCACTTCATAGGGTCATAAATTAAGAAAGTgctgagaaaacaaaagaatgggCACATGTCAGAGTATAGAAGCCACCATGAAAGGGTTGAAAAAGCTTCAGCCAAAGCTGGAACAGCAGAAGCAACAGAGTAATAGTACCAGGATACAACACAAAGCATAAAATAAACAAGAGTCCATAGTGATGCAAATAAATGGGGGCGTTCCAAATAATACATGTAGATACTCCATCCTCCAGAAAGTGGAACTTAATCCTATCCCCTGCCCCTATGAGGAGCTACAATGGGGAGAAAAGCAACTTGTCAATGGAGAAGCCTAGTAAAACACTACACTGGCCAGGTAATCAAGGCTCACAACATCAATGATGAGCCCTGACACGATGGGATGAGGAGGCACTTCCTCTCTGTGGTATTCTCTCCCCTCCAAGCCCAT
The sequence above is drawn from the Castor canadensis chromosome 14, mCasCan1.hap1v2, whole genome shotgun sequence genome and encodes:
- the Ccdc25 gene encoding coiled-coil domain-containing protein 25 isoform X1, whose translation is MVFYFTSHSDNSSAYTIYMGKDKYENEDLIKYGWPEDIWFHVDKLSSAHVYLRLHKGENIEDIPKEVLMDCAHLVKANSIQGCKMNNVNVVYTPWSNLKKTADMDVGQIGFHRQKDVKIVTVEKKVNEILNRLQKTKSERFPDLAAEKESRDREERNEKKAQNQEMKRREKEEMKKKKEMDELRSYSSLMKVENMSSNQDGNDSDEFM
- the Ccdc25 gene encoding coiled-coil domain-containing protein 25 isoform X2 encodes the protein MDCAHLVKANSIQGCKMNNVNVVYTPWSNLKKTADMDVGQIGFHRQKDVKIVTVEKKVNEILNRLQKTKSERFPDLAAEKESRDREERNEKKAQNQEMKRREKEEMKKKKEMDELRSYSSLMKVENMSSNQDGNDSDEFM